In Halobacterium sp. R2-5, the following are encoded in one genomic region:
- a CDS encoding integrase: MYLDERREDARYATRRTIETGVSIFVEWTDEAGIDNMNDVQGRQLRKFRSWCKNTSDNNTVSLNGVMGVLRRFLVFCVEIEAVYPDVPEKTPMPNVPDDEAVSDEKPTDEEVNSILEFLEAHEPYSRRHVEFRLMKELGDRVGAVRAIDVRDVDVDERVIRLRHRPEPQRPDVRGTPLKNGSDGERTQNISQGLADVIQGYLDSPQRHDVTDKFCRRPLLTTRDGRPDITTIRRDIYKLTRPCTYTGECPHDRDIGECDATISRQASECPSSQSPHPLRRWSIEHQIESGVSKELLADRVDVSVPVLNEHYDRRSEERKRQHRLEVLEKIFDDYGDPDETIDANVLVDMFVSADGSVDTNALMDFNREHESEESSSEDSDTPDGQMTLDDLTDGSTGVLHPGMLFAVAGFAVGQLLVDRLRRELETLTAKPGTSLHPNGERMAKGAAAYSLFVGMVAFNLHALALIPGAVI; the protein is encoded by the coding sequence ATGTATCTGGACGAGCGTCGGGAAGATGCGAGATACGCGACTCGCCGCACGATCGAGACCGGTGTCAGTATCTTCGTCGAGTGGACTGACGAGGCCGGCATCGACAACATGAATGACGTCCAGGGCCGCCAGTTACGCAAATTCCGGAGCTGGTGCAAGAACACCTCGGACAACAACACCGTCAGCCTCAACGGCGTCATGGGCGTTCTGCGGCGGTTTCTCGTGTTCTGCGTCGAAATCGAGGCGGTGTACCCCGACGTCCCCGAGAAGACGCCGATGCCAAACGTCCCCGACGACGAAGCCGTGTCGGACGAGAAACCGACTGACGAGGAGGTAAATTCGATCCTCGAATTCCTCGAAGCGCACGAGCCATACTCGCGTCGGCACGTGGAGTTCCGCCTGATGAAGGAACTCGGAGACAGGGTCGGAGCGGTTCGCGCGATCGACGTCAGGGACGTCGATGTAGACGAGCGAGTCATCCGGCTCCGACACCGACCGGAGCCACAGCGACCGGACGTCCGCGGGACGCCACTCAAAAACGGCAGCGACGGGGAACGGACCCAGAACATCTCGCAGGGACTCGCAGACGTGATCCAGGGGTATCTCGACAGCCCGCAGCGCCATGACGTGACGGACAAGTTCTGCCGCAGGCCGCTGTTGACGACGAGGGACGGTCGGCCGGATATCACGACGATTCGGCGTGACATCTACAAACTCACGCGGCCGTGTACGTACACCGGCGAGTGTCCGCACGACCGCGACATCGGCGAGTGTGATGCGACGATCAGTCGGCAAGCCTCGGAGTGCCCGTCGAGCCAGAGCCCGCATCCGCTGCGCCGCTGGTCCATCGAACACCAGATCGAGAGCGGTGTCTCCAAGGAGCTGCTCGCCGACCGAGTCGATGTTTCCGTCCCGGTACTGAACGAGCACTACGACCGGCGGTCGGAGGAACGAAAGCGCCAACACCGGCTCGAAGTGCTTGAGAAGATCTTCGACGACTACGGCGACCCTGACGAGACCATTGACGCCAACGTCCTCGTGGACATGTTCGTAAGCGCGGACGGGTCCGTCGATACGAACGCGCTGATGGACTTCAACAGAGAGCACGAGTCCGAGGAGTCGTCAAGCGAGGACAGCGACACGCCGGACGGTCAGATGACGCTCGACGACCTCACCGACGGGTCCACGGGCGTCTTACACCCTGGGATGCTGTTCGCCGTTGCCGGCTTTGCTGTCGGCCAGTTGCTCGTAGACCGTCTCCGCCGCGAGCTCGAAACGCTGACCGCCAAGCCCGGTACGTCGCTTCATCCGAACGGAGAGCGGATGGCGAAGGGTGCTGCCGCGTATTCGCTGTTCGTGGGCATGGTCGCGTTCAACCTACATGCGCTCGCCCTGATTCCCGGTGCAGTCATCTAA
- a CDS encoding A/G-specific adenine glycosylase, whose amino-acid sequence MRRVDRTFVEPLLQWYQEHGRHSLPWRADERTSFEVLVAEILLQRTTASAVSGAYVPFVARYPTPECVVAAPSHELAERIAPLGLRKRAQYLERCSSELLARYGGDVPRSRTDLVALHGVGEYTARSVLAHAFDAETTAVDTNVRRLVSRFFGIDPDSVGIDVLADAIVPPERSSDFLHAMLDFAAAVCTARSPDCDDCGLESDCRHAASQNEPAHST is encoded by the coding sequence ATGAGACGCGTCGATCGGACGTTCGTGGAACCGCTACTCCAGTGGTATCAGGAGCACGGACGCCACTCACTTCCGTGGCGAGCGGACGAGCGTACATCCTTCGAGGTTCTCGTCGCGGAGATACTGCTTCAGCGGACGACCGCGTCGGCGGTATCCGGCGCGTACGTTCCCTTCGTCGCCCGGTATCCGACGCCGGAGTGCGTCGTCGCCGCACCCTCGCACGAGCTCGCAGAGCGAATCGCGCCGCTTGGGCTCCGCAAACGAGCGCAGTATCTGGAGCGCTGTTCCTCGGAACTGTTAGCGCGGTACGGGGGCGACGTCCCGAGGAGTCGAACCGACCTTGTTGCGCTCCACGGCGTCGGGGAGTACACGGCCCGCTCGGTGCTCGCCCACGCATTCGACGCGGAGACGACGGCAGTAGATACGAACGTCCGACGTCTGGTGTCTCGCTTCTTCGGCATCGACCCGGACAGTGTCGGTATTGACGTCCTCGCCGATGCGATCGTACCCCCGGAGCGCAGTAGCGATTTCCTCCACGCGATGCTGGACTTCGCGGCAGCGGTATGCACGGCGCGCTCCCCCGACTGCGACGACTGTGGTTTGGAATCCGACTGCCGCCACGCCGCTTCGCAGAACGAGCCCGCGCACTCAACGTGA